One part of the Brienomyrus brachyistius isolate T26 unplaced genomic scaffold, BBRACH_0.4 scaffold73, whole genome shotgun sequence genome encodes these proteins:
- the LOC125726527 gene encoding paraneoplastic antigen Ma1 homolog, which translates to MTEGKTVADLRSYCAASSSKRDSEESLFEVMGELLKQVYKGQSEGQGYRRLRVFSGITPTPAGEEPLEYWLEQATLMVEESDCPDREKRRRILESLRGPALEIIRVLRFSKPEAKPEEYLEAINSAFGSPESGEDLYFAFRLMQQKSGEKLSDYLRRLEPFLAKVVKKGGILVRDMDRVRVEQLLRGAVGADLLLLQLRLKERRNNPPAFIDLLTEIREEEEYEKSRQRVSVRVRNVGAQEDSVVSGFEMQELKADLKALKAKVIAMSSNPNATRDAVETQILPLEPLSVDKDRSDVVALQKRVSRLKQKVRTLEEDGGRSVLASAVKPISTEGSSPSSYKTHGMREADRFCYRCGGN; encoded by the coding sequence ATGACTGAAGGGAAAACGGTGGCTGATTTACGGAGCTATTGTGCTGCCAGTAGTTCTAAAAGGGACAGCGAGGAGTCACTTTTTGAAGTAATGGGAGAGTTGTTAAAACAGGTTTATAAGGGTCAGTCTGAGGGTCAGGGTTACCGCCGCCTCAGGGTCTTTTCAGGCatcactcccactcctgcaggggaGGAACCCTTGGAGTATTGGCTGGAGCAGGCAACTTTGATGGTAGAGGAGAGTGATTGTCCTGATAGAGAAAAGAGGCGTAGAATACTGGAAAGTTTGAGGGGCCCTGCTTTAGAGATTATCAGGGTTCTGAGATTCAGTAAACCTGAAGCCAAGCCCGAAGAATACCTGGAAGCTATAAACAGTGCTTTTGGGTCACCAGAATCTGGCGAGGATTTGTATTTTGCGTTCCGTCTTATGCAACAAAAATCTGGTGAGAAATTATCAGATTATCTTAGGAGACTGGAACCTTTCCTGGCAAAAGTGGTAAAGAAAGGAGGAATATTGGTAAGGGATATGGATAGGGTAAGGGTAGAGCAGTTACTCAGAGGAGCAGTGGGCGCTGATTTGCTGTTATTACAATTGCGCCTCAAAGAGAGGAGGAATAACCCCCCTGCTTTTATTGACTTACTTACCGAGATTCGAGAAGAGGAAGAGTATGAAAAGTCACGGCAGCGAGTAAGTGTTAGGGTTCGTAATGTTGGAGCTCAAGAGGATTCTGTTGTGTCAGGATTTGAGATGCAGGAGTTAAAGGCTGATCTAAAGGCCTTGAAGGCTAAAGTAATAGCAATGAGCAGCAATCCTAATGCTACTAGGGATGCTGTGGAAACACAAATTTTACCTTTGGAACCATTATCTGTGGATAAGGACAGGTCAGATGTTGTTGCACTGCAGAAGAGAGTTAGTAGGCTTAAACAGAAAGTAAGGACATTAGAAGAGGACGGGGGACGATCGGTTTTGGCTAGTGCTGTGAAACCGATTTCAACCGAAGGCAGTTCACCATCTTCTTACAAGACACATGGCATGAGAGAGGCTGACCGTTTCTGTTACCGTTGTGGAGGAAACTAG